One Symphalangus syndactylus isolate Jambi chromosome 9, NHGRI_mSymSyn1-v2.1_pri, whole genome shotgun sequence DNA segment encodes these proteins:
- the LOC129490577 gene encoding cytochrome c oxidase subunit 7B, mitochondrial-like, with protein sequence MFPLVKNALNRLQVRSIQQTMARQSHQKRTPDFHDKYGNAVLASGATFCIVTWTYVATQVGIEWNLSPVGRVTPKEWRNQYYHPSWCNNELFKKQLIIDAKLKHCVLIKIWHY encoded by the coding sequence ATGTTTCCCTTGGTCAAAAACGCACTAAATCGTCTCCAAGTTCGAAGCATTCAGCAAACAATGGCAAGGCAGAGCCACCAGAAACGTACACCTGATTTTCATGACAAATACGGTAATGCTGTATTAGCTAGTGGAGCCACTTTCTGTATTGTTACATGGACATATGTAGCAACACAAGTCGGAATAGAATGGAACCTGTCCCCTGTTGGCAGAGTTACCCCAAAGGAATGGAGGAATCAGTACTATCATCCCAGCTGGTGTAATAATGAATTGTTTAAAAAACAGCTCATAATTGATGCCAAATTAAAGCACTGTGTACTCATTAAGATATGgcattattga
- the LSM5 gene encoding U6 snRNA-associated Sm-like protein LSm5, with protein MAANATTNPSQLLPLELVDKCIGSRIHIVMKSDKEIVGTLLGFDDFVNMVLEDVTEFEITPEGRRITKLDQILLNGNNITMLVPGGEGPEV; from the exons ATGGCGGCTAACGCTACTACCAATCCGTCGCAGCTGCTGCCGTTAG AGCTTGTGGACAAATGTATAGGATCAAGAATTCACATCGTGATGAAGAGTGATAAGGAAATTGTTGGTACTCTTCTAGGATTTGATGACTTTGTCA ATATGGTACTGGAAGATGTCACTGAGTT TGAAATCACACCAGAAGGAAGAAGGATTACTAAATTAGATCAGATTTTgctaaatggaaataatataacAATG CTGGTTCCTGGAGGAGAAGGACCTGAAGTGTGA